One genomic window of Cygnus atratus isolate AKBS03 ecotype Queensland, Australia chromosome 16, CAtr_DNAZoo_HiC_assembly, whole genome shotgun sequence includes the following:
- the ARHGAP40 gene encoding rho GTPase-activating protein 40 isoform X3: MSQLPPKSPLASPLSEGITSRIDSLDNLSMDSFWLEVENIKQSTEAEQEECSLADVKAQEEGEAEAEWLQDAGLSDLITDHASENDNVVLLSTLTKTQAAAVQRRLDTYSRSRRRKNKHPVRDVRDIFGVVGSGETVAEKEESSPDQLWHDLRTSNVQKPETQDYSCTVRNSGKEEVFNMDIAYSEQAAVLLKGSFLSESRRIKDGNALTKFKIHKGRLGVTRVGDLSAQDMKKIPTLALIELTALCDVLGFELKRNKAAKLKTTEKRLFGVPLNTLLENDQKLLPNTKVPLLLQALLSCLEKRGLETEGILRVSGSQTRIKSLEQKLERDFYTGLFRWDEVHQNDVSGLLKRFIRELPAPLLTAEYLPAFAAVQNIPDLKQRLQALNLLILILPEPNRNTLKALLEFLSKVVARENNNKMNLWNVSTVMAPNLFMHKGLPNKIPEGKEKQLAEGAADVVRMMIHYQDLLWTVSSFLVAQVRKLNESNSKRYQFCDKRIKNLLRKIHADKDKVEKNQAEPSKVVKVHASLLLKDSLEVHLNNATRVADVLRQFQKNLCQNGWNIVNTVNLLKCNNSTECANLLLYEVGGNIGEHCLDPDTYLLDLYHINPHAEWIIKQNPSYPRMF, encoded by the exons agggagaagctgaagCTGAGTGGCTCCAGGACGCGGGCCTGTCAGACCTCATCACGGACCATGCCTCAGAAAACGACAACGTGGTGCTGCTCTCCACCCTGACGAAGACCCAGGCCGCTGCTGTGCAGCGAAGGTTAGATACCTACTCCCGGTCTCGGAGGAGGAAGAACAAGCATCCCGTGCGTGATGTTCGAGACATTTTTGGAGTGGTCGGCTCTGGG GAGACAGTAGCAGAGAAAGAGGAGTCCAGCCCAGACCAGTTGTGGCACGATCTACGGACTTCAAATGTTCAGAAAC CAGAAACCCAGGATTACTCCTGCACAGTTCGAAactctggaaaagaggaggtgTTCAACATGGACATTGCCTACTCAGAGCAAGCAGCTGTCCTGCTCAAAGGATCATTCCTGTCTGAATCCAGGAGAATAAAGGATGGAAATGCCCTAACT aaatttaaaatcCACAAGGGCAGACTGGGAGTGACCAGGGTTGGAGATCTATCTGCTCAGGACATGAAGAAGATCCCCACGCTGGCCCTTATTGAACTAACAGCTCTTTGTGATGTTCTAGGCTTTGAGCTGAAGAGAAACAAggcagcaaaactgaaaacaacag AGAAAAGACTCTTTGGAGTTCCACTCAACACTCTGCTGGAAAACGACCAAAAACTGCTTCCCAACACTAAGGTCCCTCTGTTACTCCAGGCA CTGCTATCTTGTTTGGAAAAGAGAGGACTTGAGACAGAGGGCATTTTGAGAGTTTCTGGGTCCCAGACTAGAATCAAG agtCTGGAACAGAAGCTAGAAAGGGACTTCTATACCGGCCTTTTCCGTTGGGATGAAGTCCACCAGAATGATGTATCTGGGCTACTGAAAAGATTCATAAGAGAGCTGCCTGCCCCGCTGCTGACAGCAGAGTATCttcctgcttttgctgctgtacAAA ATATTCCAGACCTGAAGCAAAGACTGCAAGCTCTGAACCTCCTGATCCTGATCCTGCCTGAGCCTAACAGAAACACACTAAAG GCTCTACTTGAATTTCTCAGCAAAGTGGTTGCCAgggagaacaacaacaaaatgaatcTCTGGAACGTTTCCACAGTCATGGCGCCAAACCTGTTCATGCACAAAGGCCTGCCAAACAAGATCCCCgaagggaaggagaaacagCTAGCAGAGGGGGCAGCTGATGTTGTGCGGATGATGATCCACTACCAGGATTTGCTCTGGACA GTCTCCTCTTTTCTGGTAGCTCAAGTGAGAAAACTCAACGAGAGCAATAGTAAAAGGTACCAGTTCTGTGACAAACGGATAAAAAATTTGTTGCGGAAGATTCATGCTGATAAAGACAAGGTGGAAAAGAACCAGGCAGAG CCTTCCAAGGTTGTGAAAGTCCATGCTTCACTTCTCCTGAAGGATTCACTAGAGGTGCATTTGAACAATGCAACCAGAGTTGCTGATGTCTTGAGGCAGTTTCAGAAGAACTTGTGCCAGAATGGCTGGAATATTGTTAACACAGTCAACCTCCTCAAGTG CAACAACTCAACGGAGTGCGCAAACTTGCTCCTGTATGAAGTGGGAGGCAATATTG GTGAACATTGTCTGGACCCAGACACTTACCTCTTAGACTTGTATCATATCAATCCACATGCTGAGTGGATAATTAAGCAAAACCCATCATATCCTCGGATGTTCTAA